A segment of the Marinomonas posidonica IVIA-Po-181 genome:
CATCGTAAGACAGATCAGGAATATCCGTCGGTTCGCCACCAGAGTTAAAGTGGTAAGTATTACTCGGGAACAGATATTTTGTCAGAGTTTGCCACAAAACAGAGGTGGTTGAACTCATCGCCCCTTTCATTTCATTAAACACCACGCCTTTAAACGTCAGATCAGACTCGGCGTTATCAGGCTCAGCAAATTCTAAACGGTGACCTTCTTGAGAGAAGTCCAACTCATCCAGACGAGAAAAGAACACTGCGTCCAAATACACATCCAATAAGTTATGAAAATCTTTCTTGTTCTTACTGGCAAAGGGATACGCCGTCCAATCAGACGAGGTAAACGCATTCATGAAGGTATTTAATGAACGACGAATCATCATAAAGAAAGGATCGCGCACGGGGAAACGCTCAGAACCACACAATACTGTGTGTTCCAAAATATGCGCCACACCACAAGAATCGGTAGGGACGGTTTTTAGCCCGACCAAGAAAACGTTTTCATCATTATCCGATGCGATGTGAAAATGCTTTGCGCCGGTGACGATATGCTCGAACTCCTGAACACTGGCGTTCAGAGCGTCAATAAACTCACTGCGAATAAATTTAAACGCAGGATGGTGCGCGATGCGATCTGTCATTCTCTACCTCGATAGAATTAGAATACGATGACTCAATAAAATGGTTCTTATGGCTAACTTAACCAGCAGCCAATTAAAGTGACGGAATTATAGCAAAATCCCCACATTTACTGCACCAAATAACACTCAAGCATTCTGTAGAGAATGCCAAAATTTAACGTTTTTGATGCCGCTCCCAGTTTTCTAAACGGGCTTTCTCACTCTTTTTAAACAGCACATAAACCGCCCCTAAACCACCGTGATAACGTTGGGCACTGTGGAAAGCCATCACCTCATCGATATCACGCAACCACTTATTGATGTAACTCTTTAATGTAGCTTGGTTTTCTGGCGTACGATCACCTTTGCCGTGCACTATGATGCCCACTCGAATATCGTGATTCATACAATCTTGAGTAAACTGAAACACCTCTCGTCGAGCTTCTTCAACCGTCCGACGGTGTAAATCCAAACGAGATTCCACACCATATTTACCCTGACGTAAACGCTTGAATACCCCATCCTGCACACCAGAACGCTTAAATTCCAGCATATCATTTGGGTCTACCCGCTCAACATAATCCTTCGATAAGTAGTTTTTGTCTTCAAATTTGCCTTCTAATGCCGCTTTTTGACGGGCCTGAAAATCGGTCTCGCCTTGCTTCTTACCCAAATACACTTCGGTCTTTTTCAGCGGACGAATGCCTTTCACTTCCTCGGCAAATAAAGAAAACTCTTCATCCTCAGCCATAACGACTCACCTCAAAACTCACCATAATGTCTTATCAGACAGCCAAATAAACAAAAGGCTCCCATAGGAGCCAACACATTCCGTTTATCCCTGCTTTCACCTCAGTGAAAGTCACTGTTTCACTTGCCCCTCTCGGCAAGTTACAAGACACACTTTCATATGGGAATCATTATAACAGGATATACATTCGACAACTAATTTTGATACTCACCCGAAACACTCGTTGATTCGCACTAAAAAAAGACCAAGTGAACAAAATTGCACCAATAGAAAACCCAAATTGCTCGAAAAGACACTAAATGGCGTATTTTCACTTGGCATGATTAGTGCTTGATCAATAGGTGTTCGTACCCTTGGAAAGTCGAACATGACAATTTATTCAATAGAGAGCTAGGGTTCCGATATCAAAACTTACCTTGATATGACTGGTCCGAGAGCTTTCGACCTTGATGTTTCAAGGTTACACGGCGGGATAAAAGCCCGGGAGACCACATGGCGATTTTGCCAAGGGTACTCCATGTGTAACTAACAAACTGAAAAGGTAACTCCCTATGAACTTCCCAAAGAATAAAGTACCCGCTCTACTGTTTGCTCTACTCGCTTCTTCTCAGACTTTTGCCAAAGAAGACTTTAAAGTCTGCTGGTCAATCTACGCCGGTTGGATGCCTTGGGCTTACGCTGAACAATCCGGCATTGTCGATAAATGGGCTGAAAAGTACGACATCAACATCGATATCGTGCAGATCAATGACTATGTCGAATCCATGAACCAGTATACCGCTGGCCAATTCGATGCTTGTACCATGGCGCAAATGGATGCATTAACCATTCCAGCCGTCGGTGGCGTAGACAGTACGGTGTTAATTGCCGGTGACTACTCAAACGGCAATGACGCCATCATCCTGTTCGGAGAGGACGATCTAGCAGATATCAAAGGTCAAAGCGTCAATCTCGTCGAATATAGTGTTTCTCACTACTTACTCGCTCGCGGATTAGACACCATAGGATTAAGTGAACGCGACGTCCAAGTGGTTAATACGTCAGATGCGGATCTGGTCTCTGTGTTTGGTACCGGCGATGTCTCTGCAACCGTTACATGGAACCCTTTGGTGAGTGAAATTCTCTCCATGCCAAACACCTATGACGTGTTTAACTCATCACAAATTCCAGGTGAGATCATTGATGGCCTCATAGTCAATACTAAGACACTGAATGACAATCCAGCCTTAGGCAAAGCATTAACCGGTGCTTGGTTTGAAATCATGTCCAAAATGTCAGGGAACAGTG
Coding sequences within it:
- a CDS encoding putative urea ABC transporter substrate-binding protein, with the translated sequence MNFPKNKVPALLFALLASSQTFAKEDFKVCWSIYAGWMPWAYAEQSGIVDKWAEKYDINIDIVQINDYVESMNQYTAGQFDACTMAQMDALTIPAVGGVDSTVLIAGDYSNGNDAIILFGEDDLADIKGQSVNLVEYSVSHYLLARGLDTIGLSERDVQVVNTSDADLVSVFGTGDVSATVTWNPLVSEILSMPNTYDVFNSSQIPGEIIDGLIVNTKTLNDNPALGKALTGAWFEIMSKMSGNSDSAKDVRTLMAEAAETDLAGYDAQLAKTHMYYTPEAALELVNSPQLVETMKHVAEFSFEHGLLGDGAPSADVVGIEMPAGTYGNPDNIKLRFDNTYMKMAADGKL
- the smrA gene encoding DNA endonuclease SmrA, with translation MAEDEEFSLFAEEVKGIRPLKKTEVYLGKKQGETDFQARQKAALEGKFEDKNYLSKDYVERVDPNDMLEFKRSGVQDGVFKRLRQGKYGVESRLDLHRRTVEEARREVFQFTQDCMNHDIRVGIIVHGKGDRTPENQATLKSYINKWLRDIDEVMAFHSAQRYHGGLGAVYVLFKKSEKARLENWERHQKR